The following coding sequences are from one Formosa haliotis window:
- a CDS encoding DUF7738 domain-containing protein translates to MGLFDFRDPSKRKKRNQDITIACLTHAVYINDTEISFPTTYTTLKSIFGEANRIESIKQSKNQVYLWDELGIYCSSPSPDKMLMLLLVQDNRYGLGHQPKKISQEP, encoded by the coding sequence ATGGGACTATTTGACTTTAGAGATCCGAGCAAAAGAAAAAAAAGAAATCAAGACATAACTATTGCATGCCTAACACATGCCGTTTATATAAACGATACAGAAATTAGCTTCCCAACAACCTATACAACATTAAAAAGCATATTTGGAGAAGCCAATCGAATTGAATCTATTAAACAATCGAAAAACCAAGTTTATTTGTGGGACGAGTTAGGGATTTATTGCTCAAGTCCTAGTCCCGATAAAATGCTTATGTTATTACTCGTTCAAGATAACAGGTATGGTTTAGGGCATCAACCTAAAAAAATTTCACAGGAACCGTAA
- a CDS encoding serine hydrolase domain-containing protein, protein MKTTTIKNLFFFFTFLTLFAACKEQSKTKDVEVVTKEHASKPLPDSLHTKLDSILIKYAKEHSCRVMAKVETSEDVFSYLGFDGRANAPITNFSTPYEIGSCTKLFTASAILQLVEADKFSLEDRLTDILPNKNLYEGLLVIDGKDYIDSVTVKNLLNHTTGFTDYFTTGDDEREIEIHGDPNMKFTPEDLINLSKAKPIKEPFIPGSKMSYCNVNYTLLGMIIEKYSGETFQSYIKQHIIEPLDLKHTSFGSVYIPKDMPDGHYKGKLVHMPPSLAGAAGEIISTLDDMDIFINAWYNGKLFKNPETIKLVKTQYFNEMAMGIRYGLGVIDLLDLSLGHAGQTFGFQSYVAEVPNGSSFVLSIDDGAVSAWEPALMISSELNTPEAN, encoded by the coding sequence ATGAAAACAACAACAATTAAAAATCTGTTTTTCTTTTTTACATTTTTAACGCTGTTTGCTGCTTGTAAAGAGCAATCGAAAACTAAAGATGTAGAGGTTGTAACTAAAGAACACGCTAGCAAGCCCCTGCCCGATTCCTTACACACCAAACTAGATAGCATTTTAATTAAATATGCTAAAGAACATTCGTGTCGTGTTATGGCTAAAGTAGAGACTAGCGAGGATGTGTTTTCTTATTTGGGATTTGATGGTAGAGCAAACGCCCCTATAACAAATTTTAGCACGCCTTATGAAATTGGAAGCTGCACAAAATTATTTACGGCAAGCGCCATTTTACAATTGGTTGAAGCAGATAAATTTTCGTTAGAAGACCGCCTAACCGATATCCTTCCAAATAAAAATTTATACGAAGGTTTATTAGTGATCGACGGAAAAGATTATATCGATTCTGTTACAGTAAAAAACCTATTAAACCATACAACAGGTTTTACCGATTATTTTACTACCGGCGATGATGAAAGAGAAATTGAAATTCATGGCGACCCAAATATGAAATTCACTCCAGAAGACCTCATCAACTTATCGAAAGCAAAACCAATTAAAGAGCCTTTTATACCAGGAAGTAAAATGAGTTACTGCAATGTAAATTATACTTTATTAGGTATGATTATAGAAAAATACTCGGGAGAAACATTTCAAAGCTATATAAAGCAACATATTATTGAACCTTTAGATTTAAAACACACCTCTTTCGGATCGGTTTACATCCCTAAAGACATGCCGGACGGACATTATAAAGGAAAATTAGTACATATGCCACCTTCATTAGCAGGTGCTGCCGGAGAAATAATTTCTACTTTAGATGATATGGACATTTTTATTAATGCATGGTATAATGGAAAACTCTTTAAAAACCCTGAAACTATAAAATTGGTAAAAACGCAATATTTTAACGAAATGGCTATGGGAATTCGATATGGCTTAGGTGTTATAGATTTGCTTGACTTATCGTTAGGACATGCGGGGCAAACTTTCGGATTTCAATCGTATGTTGCAGAAGTCCCTAACGGAAGTAGCTTTGTTTTAAGTATCGACGATGGTGCCGTTTCGGCTTGGGAACCTGCACTCATGATTTCATCTGAACTAAATACGCCCGAAGCTAATTAA
- a CDS encoding protein-disulfide reductase DsbD family protein has protein sequence MKHILFSLLFVFSLSAFSQILEPVKWTTSVEKISDTEYNLISTAHIDAGWHLYSQTVPDGGPIPTTFIYDNSEENFTINGNTKEGEGHTVQDPVFEMEIKFFEGEATFVQNINLSQATATINGIVEFMVCDDTRCLPPTEIDLEFQLGDKKALTTETKSEVIPAATLEKNIEKTEKSVASKGLWSIFFIAFLSGFAALLTPCVFPMIPMTVSFFTKQSKTKAAGIKNAIIYGISIIVIYVLLGTAVTGIFGASALNALATNVWFNVIFFILLVVFAFSFLGAFEIVLPNSWANKVDSQADRGGLVGIFFMALALAIVSFSCTGPIVGTLLVESASKGGAAPIIGMFGFSLAIALPFALFAAFPGWLNSLPKSGGWLNTVKVVLGFLELALAFKFLSQADLVLQLHILEREVFIAIWIAIFGALAFYLFGKIQLPHDSPLTHISVGRLSLGLIVLSFTIYMIPGLWGAPLNLISAFPPPLEYSESPYGVGFSKLGSGGSASAHGDLPEGAHLLAPHDIMAFNDYDTGLAYAKKVGKPVMLDFTGWACVNCRKMEQNVWPDPGVLNILKNDVVLISLYVDDKRELEPEEVTESQLKPGKQLKYIGQKWSELQTIKYKSNSQPFYVIIDHNEDKLVEPVGYLPDVPDYKAWLEEGVENFKEE, from the coding sequence ATGAAGCATATCCTTTTTTCCTTATTATTTGTATTTAGTTTAAGTGCTTTTTCTCAAATCTTAGAACCCGTAAAATGGACCACTTCGGTAGAAAAAATATCCGATACCGAATACAACTTAATTTCTACAGCACATATCGATGCAGGTTGGCATTTATATTCGCAAACAGTACCCGATGGCGGACCCATTCCAACAACTTTTATTTACGATAATTCTGAAGAGAATTTCACGATAAACGGCAATACAAAAGAAGGAGAAGGACATACCGTTCAAGATCCGGTGTTTGAAATGGAAATTAAATTTTTTGAAGGTGAAGCGACATTTGTTCAAAACATAAACCTGTCGCAAGCCACGGCAACAATCAACGGTATTGTGGAGTTTATGGTCTGCGACGATACGCGATGTTTACCACCTACCGAAATAGATTTAGAGTTTCAGCTTGGCGATAAAAAAGCCTTAACAACCGAAACAAAATCGGAGGTCATTCCTGCAGCAACATTAGAGAAAAACATAGAAAAAACCGAGAAATCGGTCGCTAGCAAAGGACTTTGGTCTATCTTTTTTATTGCGTTTTTATCGGGCTTTGCAGCCTTGTTAACCCCTTGTGTGTTTCCTATGATTCCTATGACGGTGAGCTTTTTTACCAAACAAAGTAAAACTAAGGCTGCTGGTATAAAAAATGCTATTATTTACGGGATAAGCATTATTGTAATTTATGTGTTATTAGGGACAGCAGTCACCGGAATTTTTGGAGCGAGTGCCTTAAATGCCTTAGCAACCAATGTGTGGTTTAATGTTATTTTCTTTATTCTACTGGTGGTTTTTGCCTTTTCGTTCTTGGGTGCTTTCGAAATTGTTTTACCAAACTCATGGGCAAATAAAGTCGATTCTCAAGCCGATCGTGGCGGACTTGTAGGGATTTTCTTTATGGCCTTAGCATTGGCTATTGTGTCGTTCTCTTGTACCGGACCTATTGTAGGTACCTTATTAGTAGAATCAGCATCTAAAGGAGGAGCCGCTCCAATTATTGGAATGTTTGGTTTCTCGCTTGCCATAGCCTTGCCTTTTGCCTTATTCGCCGCTTTTCCAGGGTGGTTAAATTCATTACCAAAATCTGGAGGTTGGTTAAACACCGTAAAAGTGGTTTTAGGATTTTTAGAGTTGGCTTTAGCGTTTAAATTTTTAAGTCAGGCCGATTTAGTATTACAACTTCACATATTAGAGCGCGAGGTCTTTATCGCGATTTGGATTGCCATTTTTGGAGCTTTAGCTTTTTATTTATTCGGAAAAATTCAATTGCCACACGATTCGCCATTAACACATATTTCGGTAGGGCGATTAAGTTTAGGCCTAATCGTATTAAGTTTTACTATTTATATGATTCCAGGGCTTTGGGGAGCACCTTTAAATTTAATTAGTGCCTTTCCGCCGCCGTTAGAATACAGCGAATCTCCTTACGGTGTCGGATTCTCCAAGTTAGGATCGGGCGGTAGTGCATCGGCTCATGGCGATTTACCAGAAGGCGCCCATTTATTAGCACCACACGATATTATGGCCTTTAACGATTACGATACAGGATTAGCCTATGCTAAAAAAGTAGGAAAACCGGTGATGTTAGATTTTACAGGTTGGGCATGTGTAAACTGCCGAAAAATGGAACAAAATGTATGGCCAGATCCAGGTGTTTTAAATATTCTTAAAAACGATGTGGTATTAATCTCATTGTATGTAGACGATAAACGCGAATTAGAACCCGAAGAAGTTACAGAGTCGCAATTAAAACCAGGCAAGCAGTTAAAGTATATCGGGCAAAAATGGAGTGAATTACAAACCATAAAATATAAGTCTAACTCACAACCATTTTACGTGATCATCGATCATAACGAAGACAAGTTGGTAGAGCCTGTAGGCTATCTGCCAGATGTGCCAGACTATAAAGCTTGGTTAGAGGAAGGGGTGGAGAATTTTAAAGAAGAATAG
- a CDS encoding DUF6563 family protein, protein MKTIPLILVMTLIFGNQIFSQTNFPKGTYMSFDELVNKTPSQQYDLKIEKRTSSDIAMNGGNDYKLVSPDKSLQKKVLKKEVLAHSTGDSLYINCFTYKVQPWYANVISDGKYLVFRGGISQDQSERKKQMKTGYALGAIGGAIQGAKLAKLRFLYAIDKETNEVKTITSENFETLLNQHDNLLEQYKNETDQDSEETLIKYLRLLNEAV, encoded by the coding sequence ATGAAAACAATACCATTGATTTTAGTGATGACTTTGATTTTTGGAAATCAAATATTTTCACAAACCAACTTTCCGAAAGGGACTTATATGAGTTTCGACGAGCTTGTAAACAAAACACCTTCGCAACAGTATGATTTAAAAATTGAAAAAAGAACGTCGAGTGACATCGCTATGAACGGTGGAAATGATTACAAATTAGTTTCTCCAGACAAATCCCTTCAGAAAAAAGTATTAAAGAAAGAGGTTTTAGCCCATTCTACCGGCGATTCTCTATACATCAATTGCTTTACATATAAAGTGCAGCCTTGGTATGCTAATGTAATTTCCGACGGAAAATATTTAGTTTTTAGAGGTGGTATTTCTCAGGACCAAAGTGAACGAAAAAAGCAAATGAAAACGGGCTATGCCCTTGGTGCTATTGGCGGAGCCATACAAGGTGCTAAACTGGCCAAACTAAGATTCCTATATGCCATAGATAAGGAAACAAATGAGGTTAAAACCATTACTTCTGAGAACTTTGAAACTTTACTTAATCAGCACGATAATTTACTGGAACAATACAAGAACGAAACAGATCAGGACAGCGAGGAAACCTTAATAAAATACTTGCGATTATTAAATGAAGCTGTTTAA
- the hemN gene encoding oxygen-independent coproporphyrinogen III oxidase: MNNLIQKYNIPGPRYTSYPTVPYWDEQGISLENWIKTIKKSFKESNTSEGISLYIHLPFCESLCTFCACNKRITKQHGVEVPYVEMVLKEWNMYCDILEERPNIKEIHLGGGTPTFFSSENLTKLINGIFETANRAKDFEFSFEGHPNYTRKEQLQALYNLGFKRNSFGIQDYDPIVQKAIHRMQSFEVVKRVTEDSRAIGYDSVSHDLIFGLPFQTEDSIRDTIKKTVELKPDRIAYYSYAHVPWIKGNGQRGFKDSDLPQDNEKRALYELGKQLFFDAGYVEIGMDHFALPTDSMYMAMKNKALHRNFMGYTSGKTQLMLGLGVSSISDSWYSFAQNEKNIDDYYARLNANELPIFKGHLLTEKDLIVRKHILNIMCNLETSWKAPEMQLQELPEILSHLKEMEADGVLDIFDDHLIVKEAGRMFIRNICMAFDLRLLKNKPDTKLFSMTI, translated from the coding sequence ATGAATAATTTAATTCAGAAATACAACATTCCAGGACCTCGCTATACGAGTTACCCTACCGTACCTTATTGGGACGAGCAAGGGATTAGTCTTGAAAATTGGATTAAAACCATTAAAAAATCGTTTAAAGAATCAAATACTTCCGAAGGAATAAGTCTATACATACATTTACCTTTTTGTGAAAGTTTATGCACCTTTTGCGCCTGTAACAAACGTATTACAAAGCAACATGGTGTTGAAGTTCCTTACGTAGAAATGGTTTTAAAAGAATGGAATATGTATTGCGACATCTTAGAAGAGAGACCAAACATAAAGGAAATTCATTTGGGCGGCGGAACGCCAACGTTCTTTTCTTCAGAAAATTTAACCAAGTTAATAAACGGTATTTTTGAAACTGCTAACAGGGCTAAAGATTTCGAATTTAGCTTTGAAGGTCATCCTAATTACACACGAAAAGAACAACTTCAAGCTTTGTATAATTTAGGCTTTAAACGTAATAGTTTTGGCATTCAAGATTACGACCCTATAGTACAAAAGGCCATTCACCGTATGCAATCTTTTGAAGTGGTAAAACGGGTTACCGAAGATTCTAGAGCTATTGGTTACGATTCTGTAAGTCACGATTTAATATTCGGTTTACCTTTCCAAACCGAAGACAGCATACGCGATACTATTAAAAAGACGGTCGAATTAAAACCAGACCGCATCGCCTATTACAGCTATGCCCATGTGCCGTGGATTAAGGGAAATGGACAACGTGGTTTTAAAGATTCAGATTTACCACAAGACAACGAAAAGCGCGCATTATACGAATTAGGAAAGCAATTATTTTTTGATGCGGGCTATGTAGAGATTGGCATGGACCACTTTGCATTACCTACAGACAGCATGTATATGGCCATGAAAAACAAAGCTTTGCACCGAAATTTTATGGGCTATACCTCTGGAAAAACTCAGCTTATGCTCGGTCTAGGAGTGTCGTCTATCAGCGATTCTTGGTACAGTTTTGCTCAGAATGAAAAAAATATAGATGACTATTACGCTCGTTTAAATGCTAATGAGCTTCCAATTTTCAAAGGTCATTTATTAACCGAAAAAGATCTTATTGTTAGAAAACACATCTTAAATATTATGTGTAATCTTGAAACTTCTTGGAAAGCTCCAGAAATGCAATTACAAGAACTTCCTGAAATTTTATCGCACTTAAAAGAGATGGAAGCCGATGGTGTACTCGATATTTTTGACGATCATTTAATTGTAAAAGAAGCAGGACGCATGTTTATTAGAAACATTTGTATGGCATTCGATTTACGTTTATTAAAAAACAAACCCGACACCAAATTATTTTCCATGACCATATAA
- a CDS encoding alkene reductase: MKTQALFNPYNLSGLALKNRFLMAPMTRSRASQPGDVPNKLMARYYGQRASAGIIITEATQISLQGKGYANTPGIYTQEQIEGWKLITNEVHKKGSKIFLQLWHVGRISSSKVNGLQPIAPSAKIAKDTSVYIFDGAPNGDATFVPVETPRAMTQEDIDITINDFKQGALNAIEAGFDGVEIHGGNGYLIDQFLRSNANKRIDDYGSSKENQVRLLMEITQAITDAIGQDKVGVRLAPFIKFKDMDDPEILDTIMLAAKKLSDLDIAYLHLSEADWDDAPIIPDDFRTHLRATFKNTIIATGNKTPDIGNALLQENLVDLIGFGRHFLTNPDYPERVKTNASLNEISDNHTLFGGLGARGYTDYPFLKEATVNS, from the coding sequence ATGAAAACACAAGCACTTTTTAACCCCTATAACTTAAGCGGATTAGCTTTAAAAAACAGATTTTTAATGGCACCAATGACGCGTTCTAGAGCATCGCAACCAGGAGATGTTCCTAATAAACTCATGGCAAGATATTATGGGCAACGGGCATCGGCCGGTATCATTATAACTGAAGCAACTCAAATTTCGTTACAAGGAAAAGGATATGCCAACACACCCGGAATTTACACTCAAGAACAAATAGAAGGCTGGAAATTAATCACGAACGAAGTTCACAAAAAAGGAAGTAAAATATTTCTTCAGCTTTGGCATGTAGGCCGTATAAGCTCTTCTAAAGTAAACGGATTACAACCTATCGCTCCTTCAGCAAAAATAGCAAAAGACACTTCGGTTTATATTTTTGATGGCGCTCCTAATGGCGATGCTACCTTTGTGCCTGTAGAAACTCCCAGAGCGATGACCCAAGAGGACATCGACATCACCATTAACGATTTTAAACAAGGCGCTTTAAATGCCATAGAAGCCGGATTTGACGGTGTAGAAATTCATGGTGGAAACGGCTATTTAATCGATCAGTTTTTACGAAGTAATGCCAACAAACGTATAGATGATTATGGATCTAGCAAAGAAAACCAAGTACGTTTGTTAATGGAAATTACTCAAGCAATTACCGATGCTATTGGGCAGGATAAGGTTGGTGTGCGTCTGGCTCCGTTTATAAAATTTAAAGATATGGACGATCCAGAAATTTTAGACACCATTATGCTAGCAGCGAAAAAACTTAGCGATTTAGATATTGCTTATTTACATTTAAGTGAGGCCGACTGGGATGATGCTCCCATTATTCCCGATGATTTCCGAACTCATTTAAGAGCCACCTTTAAGAACACTATAATTGCTACTGGAAATAAAACACCCGACATTGGAAATGCCTTATTACAAGAAAATTTAGTCGATTTAATAGGTTTCGGGAGACATTTTTTAACCAATCCAGATTACCCAGAACGTGTAAAAACCAATGCCTCTTTAAATGAAATATCCGATAACCACACCCTTTTTGGAGGTTTAGGAGCACGAGGTTATACCGATTATCCGTTTTTAAAAGAAGCTACAGTTAATTCTTAA